A window of Pseudomonas mucidolens contains these coding sequences:
- the yiaY gene encoding L-threonine dehydrogenase, producing the protein MSSTFFIPAVNIMGIDCLDEAMIAIRNYGFRKALIVTDAGLAKAGVAAMLADKLAMQGIDTVLYDGAKPNPNVENVEKGLALLQHSGCDFVVSLGGGSPHDCAKGIALCATNGGHIGDYEGVDQSTQPQLPLVAINTTAGTASEMTRFCIITDETRHVKMAIVDRNVTPLLSVNDPALMVAMPKGLTAATGMDALTHAIEAYVSTAANPITDACAIKAIELISANLRLAVRDGSDMAARENMAYAQFLAGMAFNNASLGFVHAMAHQLGGLYDLPHGVCNAVLLPHVQRFNASVSAARLSDVGRAMGVETQPLTPEEGAQAAIAAIRCLSQDVDIPAGLHELGAKVQDVPLLATNALKDACGLTNPRPADQRQIEEIFRSAF; encoded by the coding sequence ATGAGCAGCACCTTCTTCATTCCCGCCGTCAACATCATGGGCATCGACTGCCTCGACGAAGCCATGATCGCCATCCGCAACTACGGTTTTCGCAAGGCGCTGATCGTGACTGACGCCGGACTGGCCAAGGCGGGCGTGGCTGCCATGCTCGCCGACAAACTGGCCATGCAAGGCATTGATACGGTGCTCTATGACGGCGCCAAGCCCAACCCCAACGTCGAGAATGTCGAGAAAGGCCTGGCGTTGCTCCAGCACAGTGGCTGCGATTTCGTGGTGTCCCTGGGCGGTGGTTCGCCCCATGACTGCGCCAAGGGCATCGCCCTGTGCGCCACCAACGGCGGGCACATCGGCGACTATGAAGGTGTCGACCAATCGACCCAGCCGCAACTGCCGCTGGTGGCGATCAATACCACCGCCGGTACCGCCAGCGAGATGACACGTTTTTGCATCATTACCGACGAAACCCGTCACGTGAAAATGGCGATTGTCGACCGTAACGTAACGCCATTGTTGTCAGTCAACGATCCTGCGCTGATGGTCGCCATGCCCAAGGGGCTCACGGCGGCTACCGGCATGGATGCGTTGACCCATGCCATCGAAGCGTATGTCTCCACCGCCGCCAACCCGATTACCGATGCTTGTGCAATCAAGGCCATCGAACTGATCAGCGCTAACCTGCGCCTGGCCGTGCGTGACGGCAGCGACATGGCCGCCCGGGAAAACATGGCCTACGCTCAATTCCTCGCCGGCATGGCCTTCAACAACGCTTCCCTGGGCTTCGTCCACGCCATGGCCCACCAGTTGGGCGGTCTGTATGACCTGCCTCACGGCGTCTGCAATGCGGTGCTGTTGCCGCATGTTCAGCGCTTCAACGCGAGCGTCAGCGCCGCGCGCCTGAGCGACGTGGGCCGAGCCATGGGTGTCGAGACCCAGCCCTTGACCCCGGAAGAAGGTGCCCAAGCCGCGATCGCCGCGATTCGCTGCCTGTCCCAGGACGTCGACATCCCGGCCGGTCTGCACGAACTCGGCGCCAAGGTGCAAGACGTCCCGTTGCTGGCGACCAACGCCCTCAAGGACGCCTGTGGCCTGACCAATCCCCGGCCCGCCGATCAGCGGCAGATTGAGGAGATTTTCCGCAGCGCGTTCTGA
- a CDS encoding LysR family transcriptional regulator — MHAMNDLRRIDLNLLVILDALLSEQHVTRAAERLHLSQPAVSHALARLRDLLGDPLLVRQGGGLVPTARAQELATPLADALAQVQSLLAPNRFDPTSAKRTFRLAMSDYGAALLLPGLVRRLREFAPGIDLQIIHASREGMVDGVLSGELDLAAGVFPDLPGELRSTPLFEEHYACLVDRASLPEGGVLDLPTYLARPHVLLEMRGSGTPEIERALTAIRERRHVAISLPHWGIAPQLIEGTDLILTVSSQGLLNIDTQRLLVVPPPFHIASFGFVLAWHKRRGGDGALQWLIEQVEGVLAKRVG, encoded by the coding sequence ATGCATGCCATGAATGATCTTCGTCGCATTGACCTTAACTTGCTGGTGATCCTGGACGCCTTGCTCAGCGAGCAACACGTGACTCGTGCCGCCGAGCGCCTGCACCTGAGCCAGCCCGCGGTCAGCCATGCGCTGGCGCGCTTGCGGGATTTGCTGGGGGATCCGCTGCTGGTGCGCCAGGGCGGCGGCCTGGTGCCAACCGCGCGTGCGCAGGAGCTGGCCACGCCACTGGCCGACGCCTTGGCTCAGGTGCAATCGTTGCTGGCGCCGAACCGATTCGATCCAACGTCGGCCAAGCGCACGTTTCGTCTGGCCATGTCGGATTATGGCGCTGCGCTGCTGTTGCCCGGACTGGTGCGCAGGTTGCGCGAATTCGCACCGGGTATCGACCTGCAGATCATCCATGCCAGTCGCGAAGGCATGGTGGATGGCGTGCTCAGTGGAGAACTCGACCTGGCGGCCGGGGTTTTTCCCGACCTGCCAGGCGAACTGCGCAGTACGCCGCTGTTCGAGGAGCACTATGCCTGTCTGGTGGATCGTGCCAGTCTGCCTGAGGGCGGCGTACTGGACTTGCCGACCTACCTGGCGCGCCCGCATGTGTTGCTGGAAATGCGTGGCAGCGGTACCCCGGAAATCGAACGGGCGCTGACCGCCATCCGCGAACGGCGGCATGTTGCAATCAGCTTGCCGCATTGGGGCATTGCGCCACAGTTGATCGAGGGCACCGACCTGATCCTGACCGTCTCGTCACAGGGATTGCTTAACATCGACACGCAACGTCTTCTGGTGGTGCCGCCGCCGTTCCACATTGCGTCGTTCGGGTTCGTGCTGGCGTGGCATAAACGGCGTGGCGGCGATGGTGCCTTGCAGTGGCTGATCGAACAAGTCGAAGGTGTGCTGGCCAAACGAGTCGGCTAA
- a CDS encoding DMT family transporter: MSTLHWLGLLLLAVIAGAVVPFQSAINANLGRGLGHPLWATLASLMVSILVLLPVLLALRLPLPDLGFITKAPLWMWTGGAFGVCFISLALVLMPKLGASGFIALALAGQILASLLLDHFGLFGLAERQLTAPRMLGALMLLGGVLLIQFSAAPAKALAAA; encoded by the coding sequence ATGAGCACATTGCATTGGCTGGGCTTACTGCTGCTGGCGGTCATCGCCGGGGCCGTGGTGCCGTTTCAAAGTGCAATCAACGCCAACCTCGGACGCGGCCTGGGTCATCCTTTATGGGCAACCCTGGCTTCGTTGATGGTGAGCATTCTGGTGTTGTTGCCAGTGTTGCTGGCCCTGCGCCTGCCGCTGCCCGACCTGGGCTTTATCACCAAGGCACCGTTGTGGATGTGGACAGGCGGCGCATTCGGCGTGTGCTTTATTTCCCTGGCGCTGGTGTTGATGCCCAAGCTGGGCGCCTCGGGTTTTATCGCCCTGGCCCTGGCCGGACAAATCCTCGCCTCGTTGCTACTGGATCACTTTGGCCTGTTTGGCCTGGCAGAGCGGCAACTGACGGCACCCCGAATGCTCGGAGCACTGATGTTACTGGGTGGCGTGCTGTTGATTCAGTTCAGTGCGGCGCCCGCCAAGGCCTTGGCCGCTGCTTGA
- a CDS encoding DUF4917 family protein: MKDFQDIDASLEDWNALRSTTAFAAILIGNGASRAVWEDFAYDSLFENARTVEEKPLGASELSVFDAMQTRSFEQVLGALKTTSRVNKALAVSSAAPRNRYYAIKEALINTIHAVHIPWRLVQPTTLTTIKQELARYPTVFTSNYDLLNYWSILHAPGIDDLFRGADAHFDLRSTATDTTRILYLHGGLHLVRNLDGSARKLASTDSTLLSSFAINNTLKTLDDVPLFVNEGPSGEKLKSIRGSDYLSFCYEQLLEQEGALCIFGHHLGEQDSHLVEAIRQSKVKSLAISVFGRSEGFIQQQKRRYAGLFEGMDIDLRFFAARTHALGNPALAVPVEH; the protein is encoded by the coding sequence ATGAAGGATTTCCAGGATATCGACGCCTCCCTTGAAGACTGGAACGCGCTGCGCAGCACCACCGCCTTCGCCGCAATCCTGATCGGTAACGGCGCCAGTCGCGCAGTGTGGGAAGATTTTGCCTACGACTCGCTGTTCGAAAACGCTCGCACCGTGGAAGAAAAGCCCCTGGGCGCCTCCGAGTTGAGCGTGTTTGACGCAATGCAGACCCGCAGCTTCGAGCAGGTGCTGGGTGCACTGAAAACCACCAGTCGGGTCAACAAGGCCCTGGCCGTCAGCTCTGCGGCGCCGCGTAATCGTTACTATGCGATCAAGGAAGCGCTGATCAATACCATCCACGCCGTGCATATTCCGTGGCGCCTAGTACAGCCAACGACCCTGACCACGATCAAGCAGGAGTTGGCGCGTTACCCGACGGTGTTCACCAGCAACTACGACCTGCTCAACTACTGGTCGATCCTCCATGCGCCGGGTATCGATGACTTGTTTCGTGGTGCCGACGCGCACTTTGATTTGCGCAGCACCGCGACCGACACCACACGCATTCTCTACCTGCACGGTGGTTTGCACCTGGTGCGCAATCTCGATGGCTCGGCGCGCAAACTGGCGTCCACCGACAGCACCCTGCTCAGCAGTTTCGCCATCAACAATACCCTCAAGACCCTCGACGACGTGCCCTTGTTTGTCAACGAAGGCCCGAGTGGCGAGAAGCTCAAGAGCATTCGCGGCTCCGATTACTTATCGTTCTGCTATGAGCAGTTGTTGGAGCAGGAAGGCGCGTTGTGCATCTTCGGTCATCATCTGGGCGAGCAGGATTCACACTTGGTGGAGGCGATCCGACAGTCGAAGGTCAAGTCCCTGGCTATCTCGGTATTTGGTCGCAGCGAGGGATTTATCCAGCAGCAAAAACGCCGTTATGCGGGGTTGTTCGAGGGAATGGATATAGATCTGCGGTTCTTTGCAGCGCGCACTCATGCGCTGGGCAATCCAGCGCTGGCTGTACCCGTCGAACACTGA
- a CDS encoding NAD(P)H-binding protein encodes MRVLLFGATGMIGQGVLRECLLAADVQEVVAVGRTALTQEHGKLHQVLHADMFDFQPLEHLLQGFDACLFCLGVSSVGMDEDTYTRQTYDLTLVAASTLARLNPQMTFVYVSGAGAGTDSAGQGKVMWARIKGKTENALLRLPFKAVYLFRPGVIQPLYGVRSKTAFYQSVYTLINPLLSVIRRVRPAWVVSTESMGRAMLTVVRHGAAQPIIEPAQINQLAAERS; translated from the coding sequence ATGAGAGTTTTACTGTTCGGTGCCACCGGCATGATCGGCCAAGGCGTGTTACGCGAGTGTCTGCTGGCCGCTGATGTGCAGGAAGTGGTGGCGGTGGGGCGTACCGCCTTGACTCAGGAACACGGCAAGCTGCACCAGGTGCTGCATGCCGATATGTTTGACTTCCAGCCCCTGGAACACTTGCTCCAGGGATTTGATGCCTGTTTGTTTTGCCTGGGGGTGTCCTCGGTCGGGATGGATGAAGACACCTATACCCGCCAGACCTATGACCTGACGCTGGTAGCCGCCAGCACCCTGGCGCGACTCAATCCGCAGATGACCTTTGTCTACGTCTCCGGCGCCGGCGCCGGCACCGACAGTGCCGGGCAGGGCAAGGTGATGTGGGCGCGGATCAAGGGCAAGACCGAAAACGCGTTGCTGCGCCTGCCGTTCAAGGCGGTCTATCTGTTCCGTCCGGGTGTGATTCAGCCACTGTACGGCGTGCGTTCGAAAACCGCGTTTTACCAATCGGTCTACACCCTCATCAACCCGTTGCTGTCAGTGATTCGTCGTGTGCGGCCGGCCTGGGTGGTGAGTACCGAGAGCATGGGCCGGGCAATGCTGACGGTGGTCCGACACGGTGCCGCGCAGCCGATTATCGAGCCCGCGCAGATCAACCAACTGGCTGCCGAGCGTAGCTGA
- a CDS encoding YegP family protein, with protein MAGWYELEKSNNGQFRFVLKAGNAETILTSELYTTQSAAENGIASVQTNSPLAERYEKKLAKSGQPYFNLKAANHQVIGNSEQYSSEAARDKGIESVKTNGPTTTIKDKT; from the coding sequence ATGGCTGGATGGTATGAGTTAGAAAAAAGCAACAACGGGCAATTTCGCTTTGTGCTTAAGGCAGGCAATGCGGAAACTATTTTGACCAGTGAGCTTTACACCACTCAAAGTGCCGCTGAAAACGGTATTGCCTCGGTTCAGACCAATAGTCCGCTGGCTGAGCGTTATGAGAAAAAACTCGCCAAGAGCGGCCAACCTTACTTCAACCTCAAAGCCGCCAATCACCAGGTGATCGGCAATAGCGAGCAGTACTCTTCGGAAGCCGCTCGGGACAAGGGCATCGAAAGCGTCAAGACCAACGGTCCCACGACCACCATCAAAGACAAGACCTGA